One part of the Armatimonadota bacterium genome encodes these proteins:
- a CDS encoding GNAT family N-acetyltransferase produces the protein MNGIRRAREDLAWYVRHLGVLRAARRVARLCLDAASRTIYSRSDLVVHCADLERWPDFTPPGGLTIRPAQASDFHRLAARLPLSVIRGFRGRMREGQIMFLAEVEGVPAGYAWMCTQPDARAPASRGLQLEPGEGLHWSSFTFEDFRQRGIYTALQRFSRSYMKARGCVRVYGGADTRNPAPLRMMKRLGLRPVHLCRVRRVLGHRRQWVEPVAPAPKP, from the coding sequence ATGAACGGGATCAGGCGTGCGCGGGAGGATCTTGCCTGGTACGTCCGGCACTTGGGTGTGCTGCGCGCCGCCAGGCGGGTCGCGCGCCTGTGCCTCGACGCCGCCTCGCGAACCATCTACAGCCGGTCGGACCTGGTTGTTCACTGCGCCGACCTGGAACGGTGGCCCGATTTCACTCCTCCCGGCGGGCTGACCATCCGTCCGGCACAGGCCAGCGACTTCCACCGGCTCGCCGCCCGGCTTCCCCTGTCTGTCATCCGCGGCTTCCGCGGCCGCATGCGCGAGGGCCAGATCATGTTCCTGGCCGAGGTGGAAGGAGTGCCGGCGGGCTACGCATGGATGTGCACGCAGCCGGACGCCAGGGCCCCGGCCAGCCGCGGGCTGCAGCTCGAACCCGGCGAGGGCCTGCACTGGAGCTCGTTCACCTTCGAGGACTTCCGCCAGCGCGGCATCTACACCGCCCTGCAGCGATTCTCGCGCTCCTACATGAAGGCGCGCGGGTGCGTGCGGGTCTACGGCGGCGCCGACACGCGCAACCCGGCTCCGCTGCGCATGATGAAAAGGCTGGGGCTCAGGCCCGTGCACCTCTGTCGCGTCAGGCGCGTGCTCGGCCACCGGCGCCAGTGGGTGGAGCCAGTAGCGCCTGC